Proteins from a genomic interval of Geodermatophilus obscurus DSM 43160:
- a CDS encoding GNAT family N-acetyltransferase, translated as MSPADPVRGPFLSGDLGCFVSRHVTGRGVATAAVAAMTRPAFGEAGLHRPQADTLLHDAASQMVLRRNGSTPIGVAPRYLRIAGRWQDHLLFQLPADETATPGMR; from the coding sequence GTGAGCCCGGCCGACCCCGTCCGCGGGCCGTTCCTCTCCGGCGACCTCGGCTGCTTCGTCTCCCGGCACGTCACCGGCCGCGGGGTCGCCACCGCCGCCGTGGCCGCGATGACCCGGCCGGCGTTCGGGGAGGCCGGACTGCACCGGCCGCAGGCCGACACCCTGCTGCACGACGCCGCCTCGCAGATGGTGCTGCGGCGCAACGGGTCCACCCCGATCGGCGTCGCCCCGCGGTACCTGCGCATCGCCGGGCGGTGGCAGGACCACCTGCTGTTCCAGTTGCCCGCCGACGAGACGGCGACGCCCGGGATGCGGTAG
- a CDS encoding 3-oxoacid CoA-transferase subunit B: MIRPLSPTDVARRVARDIPDGSYVNLGIGLPTLVADVVGPDKEIVYHSENGILGMGPAPAAGEEDPELINAGKQPVTLLPGGSFFHHTDAFVMMRGGHLDVSVLGAFQVSETGDLANWATDEAALPPAVGGAMDLAVGARRVLVVTTHTTRDGRAKLLSRCSYPLTAAAVVDRVYTDLAVLDVGPEGFVVREVAPGVTPDALQAVTGAPLRFAPDLAVVHPD, encoded by the coding sequence GTGATCCGCCCGCTGTCCCCGACCGACGTCGCGCGCCGGGTGGCCCGCGACATCCCCGACGGCTCCTACGTCAACCTCGGGATCGGCCTGCCCACGCTGGTCGCCGACGTGGTGGGGCCGGACAAGGAGATCGTCTACCACAGCGAGAACGGCATCCTCGGGATGGGCCCGGCACCGGCCGCCGGCGAGGAGGACCCGGAGCTGATCAACGCCGGAAAGCAGCCGGTGACCCTGCTGCCGGGCGGCTCCTTCTTCCACCACACCGACGCGTTCGTCATGATGCGCGGCGGCCACCTGGACGTCTCCGTGCTCGGGGCGTTCCAGGTGTCCGAGACCGGCGACCTGGCGAACTGGGCCACCGACGAGGCGGCGCTGCCGCCGGCCGTGGGCGGGGCGATGGACCTGGCGGTGGGCGCCCGGCGGGTCCTCGTCGTGACCACGCACACCACGCGGGACGGGCGTGCCAAGCTCCTGTCGCGCTGCAGCTACCCGCTCACCGCGGCGGCGGTCGTGGACCGGGTCTACACCGACCTCGCCGTCCTCGACGTCGGCCCCGAGGGCTTCGTCGTCCGGGAGGTGGCGCCCGGCGTCACACCCGACGCCCTGCAGGCGGTGACCGGCGCCCCGCTGCGGTTCGCCCCCGACCTCGCCGTCGTCCACCCCGACTGA
- a CDS encoding 3-oxoacid CoA-transferase subunit A: MIDKRVATLAEAVADVADGATVLVGGFGNSGVPVELVHALLEQGARDLTVVTNNAGSGETDIAALIREQRVRRIICSYPRSAGSVWFEQFWRAGEIELELVPQGTLSERMRAAGAGLGGFFTPTGADSLLAEGKEVRVLDGRRQVFERPLPADVALIKADRADRWGNLVYRTAARNFGPTMATAAALTVVQVRQFVELGELDPEAVVTPGIFVDRVVEVAP; this comes from the coding sequence GTGATCGACAAGCGGGTGGCCACGCTCGCCGAGGCCGTCGCCGACGTCGCCGACGGCGCCACCGTGCTCGTCGGGGGCTTCGGCAACTCCGGCGTCCCCGTCGAGCTGGTGCACGCCCTGCTGGAGCAGGGCGCCCGGGACCTCACGGTGGTGACCAACAACGCCGGCAGCGGGGAGACCGACATCGCGGCGCTGATCCGCGAGCAGCGGGTCCGCCGGATCATCTGCTCCTACCCCCGCTCGGCCGGCTCGGTGTGGTTCGAGCAGTTCTGGCGCGCCGGCGAGATCGAGCTCGAACTCGTCCCGCAGGGCACCCTCAGCGAGCGGATGCGCGCGGCCGGCGCCGGTCTCGGCGGCTTCTTCACCCCGACCGGCGCGGACTCGCTGCTCGCGGAGGGCAAGGAGGTGCGGGTCCTCGACGGCCGCCGCCAGGTCTTCGAGCGGCCGCTGCCGGCCGACGTCGCGCTCATCAAGGCCGACCGCGCCGACCGCTGGGGCAATCTCGTCTACCGCACCGCGGCCCGGAACTTCGGCCCGACAATGGCGACGGCGGCCGCGCTGACCGTGGTCCAGGTGCGGCAGTTCGTGGAGCTGGGCGAGCTCGACCCCGAGGCCGTCGTGACGCCGGGCATCTTCGTCGACCGCGTCGTGGAGGTGGCCCCGTGA
- a CDS encoding TIGR03885 family FMN-dependent LLM class oxidoreductase, producing the protein MTVIGFHNSHEQVHPAELLRAVQHAEEVGFTAAMCSDHFAPWNKAQGHSGFAWSWLGAALASTDLPFGVVNAPGQRYHPAIIAQGAATLAAMFPGRFWMALGSGQVMNERITGTPWPPKRIRDARLRECVDVIRALLAGEEVTHRGLVDVERARIWSLPEQQPALIGPVMSVPTARRHADWADGFITINQPHETLRELTGAYRDAGGRGRLALQVHLCWDPDPDRARAIAYEQWHTNTFPPPLCWDIDGPEAFEQASQHVPQEAVEGAVLVSSDLGRHAAWLAEYVELGFDEIYLHHVGKEQLPFLDAFGEHVLPQLDVTRPAPAVALDPAGPPQPRRPHQEAQPAVLP; encoded by the coding sequence ATGACGGTGATCGGGTTCCACAACTCGCACGAGCAGGTGCACCCCGCCGAGCTGCTGCGCGCGGTGCAGCACGCCGAGGAGGTCGGCTTCACCGCGGCGATGTGCTCGGACCACTTCGCCCCCTGGAACAAGGCGCAGGGGCACTCGGGCTTCGCCTGGTCCTGGCTGGGCGCCGCGCTCGCCAGCACCGACCTCCCGTTCGGTGTGGTGAACGCGCCGGGGCAGCGCTACCACCCGGCGATCATCGCCCAGGGCGCCGCGACGCTCGCGGCGATGTTCCCCGGCCGCTTCTGGATGGCCCTGGGCAGCGGCCAGGTGATGAACGAGCGCATCACCGGCACGCCGTGGCCGCCCAAGCGGATCCGGGACGCGCGGCTGCGCGAGTGCGTCGACGTCATCCGCGCCCTGTTGGCCGGCGAGGAGGTGACCCACCGCGGGCTGGTCGACGTCGAGCGGGCGAGGATCTGGTCGCTGCCGGAGCAGCAGCCGGCCCTCATCGGCCCCGTGATGAGCGTGCCGACGGCGCGGCGGCATGCCGACTGGGCCGACGGCTTCATCACCATCAACCAACCGCACGAGACGCTGCGCGAGCTGACCGGCGCCTACCGGGACGCCGGCGGCCGCGGCCGGCTCGCCCTCCAGGTGCACCTGTGCTGGGACCCCGACCCGGACCGCGCGAGGGCCATCGCCTACGAGCAGTGGCACACCAACACCTTCCCACCGCCGCTGTGCTGGGATATCGACGGACCCGAGGCCTTCGAGCAGGCCAGCCAGCACGTGCCGCAGGAGGCGGTCGAGGGCGCCGTCCTGGTCAGCTCCGACCTCGGTCGGCACGCCGCCTGGCTCGCCGAGTACGTCGAGCTGGGCTTCGACGAGATCTACCTGCACCACGTCGGCAAGGAGCAGCTGCCCTTCCTCGACGCCTTCGGCGAGCACGTCCTCCCGCAGCTGGACGTCACCCGCCCGGCCCCGGCGGTGGCCCTCGACCCGGCCGGCCCGCCGCAGCCGCGCCGTCCCCACCAGGAGGCGCAGCCGGCCGTGCTGCCGTGA
- a CDS encoding thiamine pyrophosphate-binding protein: MASSATEATGVAAEDRTGTGADALVAALQDLGVQTVFGLPGVHNLAVWEAADAAGLRVVGVRHEQAAVYAADGYARATGRLGVAVVTTGPGAANTLGATGEAMASGAPVLVVATDIPSTLRRPGVYRGVLHETRDQAAMFAPVTKATVVSAAAGDLHADTVRAGSAALRPSTGPVYLGVPTDLLSAPAGSPGRTPAPRDPEQPVDGDQLARARELLAGARRPLVWAGGGALRSGAGDLVGELAERLAAPVVTTFGGRGLLPPDHPCLVPGPPHVPAVGRLWDEADLVVSLGSDLDGTNTQNWAMPRPPALLAVNVDPADAAKNYPADVVVTGDVAAVLGALLDGLPQRDGLPALRETLDATAQQVRALVRADEPRAEGLLDALDRVSDRTGVLLADMCIAGYWAAAFARVPGPRQLAYALGWGTLGYAFPAAIGAALAGRGRAVALVGDGGFLFACGELATLVQEQLPVTTVLVDDGGYGMLRFDQVHSGVPTRGVDLATPDFVALARSFGVPARAVDGFGEEFAAALSESLDTTGPDVLVVRAALTPPPSTSPRWYRRRQGGS, translated from the coding sequence GTGGCGTCGTCGGCGACTGAGGCGACCGGGGTCGCGGCGGAGGACCGCACCGGAACGGGCGCCGACGCCCTGGTCGCGGCCCTGCAGGACCTCGGCGTGCAGACGGTGTTCGGGCTGCCCGGCGTGCACAACCTCGCCGTCTGGGAGGCCGCCGACGCGGCCGGCCTGCGGGTGGTCGGGGTCCGGCACGAGCAGGCCGCGGTGTACGCGGCCGACGGGTACGCCCGCGCGACCGGCCGGCTCGGCGTCGCGGTCGTCACCACGGGGCCCGGGGCGGCGAACACGCTCGGTGCCACGGGCGAGGCGATGGCCTCGGGTGCGCCGGTGCTGGTCGTGGCGACCGACATCCCGTCGACGCTGCGGCGCCCCGGCGTGTACCGCGGCGTCCTGCACGAGACGCGCGACCAGGCGGCCATGTTCGCCCCGGTCACCAAGGCCACCGTCGTGTCGGCGGCGGCCGGGGACCTCCACGCCGACACCGTCCGCGCCGGCTCGGCCGCCCTGCGCCCGTCGACCGGGCCGGTCTACCTCGGCGTGCCCACCGACCTGCTGAGCGCACCGGCCGGCAGCCCCGGACGGACGCCGGCGCCGCGCGACCCCGAGCAGCCGGTGGACGGCGACCAGCTGGCCCGCGCCCGCGAGCTGCTCGCCGGCGCCCGCCGCCCGCTGGTGTGGGCCGGCGGCGGGGCGCTGCGTTCCGGTGCCGGTGACCTCGTCGGCGAGCTGGCCGAGCGCCTCGCCGCGCCGGTGGTCACCACCTTCGGCGGACGCGGCCTGCTGCCCCCCGACCACCCCTGCCTGGTGCCCGGCCCCCCGCACGTCCCCGCGGTCGGCCGGCTGTGGGACGAGGCGGACCTGGTGGTCTCCCTGGGCAGCGACCTCGACGGGACGAACACCCAGAACTGGGCCATGCCGCGCCCGCCGGCGCTGCTCGCGGTCAACGTCGACCCCGCCGACGCCGCGAAGAACTACCCGGCCGACGTGGTGGTGACCGGCGACGTGGCCGCCGTGCTCGGCGCCCTGCTCGACGGCCTGCCGCAGCGGGACGGCCTGCCGGCCCTCCGGGAGACCCTCGACGCGACGGCCCAGCAGGTGCGGGCGCTGGTGCGCGCGGACGAGCCCCGGGCCGAGGGGCTGCTCGACGCGCTGGACCGGGTCTCCGACCGGACGGGGGTGCTGCTCGCGGACATGTGCATCGCCGGGTACTGGGCCGCCGCCTTCGCCCGGGTGCCGGGGCCGCGGCAGCTGGCCTACGCGCTGGGCTGGGGGACGCTCGGCTACGCCTTCCCGGCCGCGATCGGCGCCGCGCTGGCCGGCCGGGGGCGGGCCGTGGCCCTCGTCGGGGACGGCGGCTTCCTGTTCGCCTGCGGCGAGCTCGCCACCCTCGTCCAGGAGCAGCTGCCGGTCACGACGGTCCTCGTCGACGACGGCGGCTACGGGATGCTCCGGTTCGACCAGGTGCACTCCGGCGTCCCGACCCGCGGCGTGGACCTGGCGACCCCCGACTTCGTCGCCCTCGCGCGGTCCTTCGGCGTCCCGGCCCGGGCGGTCGACGGCTTCGGCGAGGAGTTTGCCGCCGCGTTGTCCGAGAGCCTCGACACCACCGGCCCGGACGTCCTGGTGGTCCGGGCGGCCCTCACCCCGCCGCCGTCCACCTCGCCCCGCTGGTACCGGCGCCGCCAGGGGGGCTCGTGA
- a CDS encoding alpha-amylase family protein, whose product MRITDTADLWWKNAVVYCLDVETYMDWNGDGCGDLPGLAQRIDHLADLGVTCLWLMPFYPTAERDDGYDITDFYGVDRRLGTHGDLVEVIRTAQDRGMRVIADLVVNHTSVEHPWFQRARQSRDDPFHDFYVWRDDEPPDTSDQVVFPDQEKGVWTFNEPTGEWYLHKFYKEQPDLNVANPRVRDEVAKVMGFWLQLGLSGFRVDAVPFFLETAGTDGEALPEPHEYLRDLRSVVGRRTGDGVLLGEVNLPYEQQLEFFGGTDGDELTMQFDFIGMQALYLSLARADAGPLATALAGRPALDPDSQWATFVRNHDELTLDKLTDDERQEVFAAFGPEERMQVYGRGLRRRLPPMLDGDPRRVRMVYSLLFSLPGTPVLFYGEEIGMGEDLDAEGRLAVRTPMQWTSGRNGGFSTADPDRLPGPVVDGGFAPEFVNVADQRRDEDSLLSFTKLLIRRYRESPELGWGGFELLEQPHREVLAHLCSWDDGALVAVHNLGPEPRTVPLMLPGCDAGHRLEDLLVTQTTPVGEDGGVELTLDGYGYRWLRVVGPDDRRLV is encoded by the coding sequence ATGCGCATCACCGACACCGCCGACCTGTGGTGGAAGAACGCCGTCGTCTACTGCCTGGACGTCGAGACCTACATGGACTGGAACGGCGACGGCTGCGGGGACCTGCCGGGTCTGGCCCAGCGCATCGACCACCTCGCCGACCTCGGCGTGACCTGCCTGTGGCTGATGCCCTTCTACCCGACCGCCGAGCGCGACGACGGCTACGACATCACCGACTTCTACGGCGTCGACCGGCGGCTGGGCACCCACGGCGACCTGGTCGAGGTCATCCGCACCGCCCAGGACCGCGGCATGCGGGTCATCGCCGACCTGGTCGTCAACCACACCTCGGTCGAGCACCCGTGGTTCCAGCGGGCCCGGCAGAGCCGCGACGACCCGTTCCACGACTTCTACGTCTGGCGGGACGACGAGCCGCCGGACACCTCCGACCAGGTCGTCTTCCCCGACCAGGAGAAGGGTGTCTGGACGTTCAACGAGCCGACCGGCGAGTGGTACCTGCACAAGTTCTACAAGGAGCAACCCGACCTGAACGTGGCCAATCCGCGGGTGCGGGACGAGGTGGCCAAGGTCATGGGCTTCTGGCTGCAGCTGGGCCTGTCCGGCTTCCGCGTCGACGCCGTCCCCTTCTTCCTGGAGACCGCCGGCACCGACGGCGAGGCCCTCCCGGAGCCGCACGAGTACCTGCGCGACCTGCGCTCGGTGGTCGGCCGGCGCACCGGCGACGGCGTCCTGCTCGGCGAGGTGAACCTGCCCTACGAGCAGCAGCTGGAGTTCTTCGGCGGCACCGACGGCGACGAGCTCACCATGCAGTTCGACTTCATCGGGATGCAGGCCCTCTACCTGTCGCTCGCCCGCGCCGACGCCGGACCACTGGCCACCGCGCTGGCGGGCCGGCCGGCGCTGGACCCCGACTCGCAATGGGCCACCTTCGTGCGCAACCACGACGAGCTCACCCTCGACAAGCTGACCGACGACGAACGCCAGGAGGTGTTCGCCGCGTTCGGGCCTGAGGAGCGCATGCAGGTCTACGGCCGCGGCCTGCGCCGCCGGCTGCCGCCGATGCTGGACGGCGACCCGCGACGGGTCCGGATGGTCTACAGCCTGCTGTTCTCCCTGCCCGGCACCCCGGTGCTCTTCTACGGCGAGGAGATCGGCATGGGGGAGGACCTCGACGCCGAGGGGCGGCTGGCCGTCCGGACGCCGATGCAGTGGACGTCGGGCCGCAACGGCGGTTTCTCCACCGCCGACCCCGACCGGCTGCCCGGTCCGGTGGTCGACGGCGGGTTCGCCCCGGAGTTCGTCAACGTGGCCGACCAGCGCCGCGACGAGGACTCGCTGCTGTCGTTCACCAAGCTGCTCATCCGCCGCTACCGTGAGTCGCCGGAGCTGGGCTGGGGCGGGTTCGAGCTGCTCGAGCAGCCGCACCGCGAGGTGCTGGCCCACCTGTGCAGCTGGGACGACGGCGCGCTGGTCGCCGTCCACAACCTCGGCCCCGAGCCGCGCACCGTGCCGCTGATGCTCCCGGGCTGCGACGCCGGGCACCGCCTGGAGGACCTGCTGGTCACCCAGACCACGCCGGTCGGCGAGGACGGCGGGGTCGAGCTGACCCTCGACGGCTACGGGTACCGCTGGCTGCGCGTCGTCGGGCCGGACGACCGCCGGCTGGTCTGA
- a CDS encoding putative bifunctional diguanylate cyclase/phosphodiesterase — protein sequence MDDAPARPPARRLRVAVYSGVLAAALAAAHLLVARVSSGGSEQVLLHVLLSGTAAVGAAALAAQRVRRTEADLATLAFSDVLTGLANRALFTDRLELALRRTARSGGEVAVVFLDLDGFKAVNDSLGHAAGDRLIREVGTLLQSAVRSEDTLARLGGDEFAILVERSPGVEEATRIAERALAALAGPVDLGGQRVTVSASIGIATGDVAATASSLLRDADNAMYWAKGAGAGRYVVFNPQMRSAAAERRQLETDLWAAVDGEQFRLVYQPVVDLGSERVTGFEALIRWDHPVLGVVLPEQFLPVAEEIGLVPDIGRWVITQACAAAAGWRRDHPTAAGLSMAVNVSPSQLGSPGLLADVRTALEASGLPPSALVLELTESVLVRDPVLAAERLHELRSLGVKVALDDFGTGYSSLSHLRQFAVDILKIDRSFVGSIDEAEAMPAILRGLIDLGHTLDLQIVAEGIELERQRTQLRDGQVGLAQGYLFAAPLEHTDAELLLLGGVSTPAEGTGTATPA from the coding sequence GTGGACGACGCACCGGCACGGCCCCCTGCCCGCCGCCTCCGGGTCGCGGTCTACTCCGGGGTCCTGGCGGCCGCGCTGGCCGCCGCGCACCTCCTCGTCGCGCGGGTCTCGTCGGGCGGCTCCGAGCAGGTGCTGCTGCACGTGCTGCTCAGCGGCACCGCGGCTGTCGGCGCCGCCGCCCTCGCCGCCCAGCGGGTGCGGCGCACCGAGGCCGACCTGGCCACGCTGGCCTTCTCCGACGTCCTGACCGGGCTGGCCAACCGGGCGCTGTTCACCGACCGGCTCGAGCTCGCGCTGCGCCGCACCGCGCGCAGCGGCGGCGAGGTGGCCGTCGTCTTCCTCGACCTCGACGGCTTCAAGGCCGTCAACGACAGCCTCGGTCACGCCGCCGGGGACCGGCTCATCCGCGAGGTGGGCACGCTGCTGCAGTCCGCCGTCCGCTCCGAGGACACCCTCGCCCGCCTCGGCGGCGACGAGTTCGCGATCCTCGTCGAGCGCTCGCCCGGCGTCGAGGAAGCCACCCGGATCGCCGAGCGGGCGCTCGCCGCGCTCGCCGGGCCGGTCGACCTCGGAGGGCAGCGGGTCACCGTCTCGGCGAGCATCGGCATCGCCACCGGGGACGTCGCGGCGACGGCGTCGTCCCTGCTGCGGGACGCCGACAACGCCATGTACTGGGCCAAGGGTGCCGGCGCCGGCCGCTACGTCGTGTTCAACCCGCAGATGCGCTCGGCCGCCGCGGAACGCCGCCAGCTGGAGACCGACCTGTGGGCCGCTGTGGACGGGGAGCAGTTCCGGCTGGTCTACCAGCCCGTCGTCGACCTGGGCAGCGAGCGGGTCACCGGCTTCGAGGCGCTCATCCGCTGGGACCACCCGGTCCTCGGCGTGGTGCTGCCGGAGCAGTTCCTGCCGGTGGCCGAGGAGATCGGGCTGGTCCCCGACATCGGCCGGTGGGTCATCACCCAGGCGTGTGCGGCCGCGGCCGGCTGGCGCCGCGACCACCCGACCGCGGCCGGCCTGTCGATGGCGGTCAACGTCTCGCCGTCCCAGCTCGGGTCGCCGGGCCTGCTCGCCGACGTCCGGACGGCGCTGGAGGCCAGCGGACTGCCGCCGTCTGCGCTGGTCCTGGAGCTCACCGAGTCGGTGCTGGTGCGCGATCCGGTGCTGGCCGCCGAGCGGCTGCACGAGCTGCGCAGCCTGGGGGTGAAGGTCGCGCTCGACGACTTCGGCACCGGCTACTCCTCGCTGTCGCACCTGCGGCAGTTCGCCGTCGACATCCTCAAGATCGACCGGTCGTTCGTGGGCAGCATCGACGAGGCCGAGGCGATGCCGGCCATCCTGCGCGGGCTGATCGACCTGGGGCACACCCTCGACCTGCAGATCGTCGCCGAGGGCATCGAGCTGGAGCGCCAGCGCACGCAGCTGCGCGACGGGCAGGTCGGGCTCGCCCAGGGCTACCTGTTCGCCGCGCCGCTGGAGCACACGGACGCCGAGCTGCTGCTGCTCGGCGGCGTCAGCACGCCCGCCGAGGGGACGGGCACCGCTACCCCGGCCTGA
- a CDS encoding tripartite tricarboxylate transporter substrate binding protein encodes MPLTRPVRTLTALTALALLAGCAEQGGGATDDPAAYPSQEIRLLVPYAAGGPTDLTARAYGTSLEEQLGQTVVVENLPGGSGALATQQLIAAPPDGYTLSLVTAGTLVLTPLANEVGYTKDDVTPIGVMSEVPSVLAVGNGSPYQSAEDFFTAAEQQPGVLTVGVPGASTPQGIELQRLREEYGVEVTAVPFNGNAEMTTALLGGNVDAVLINASSDVTANIDGGQFQPLAVSSEERLSWLPDTPTLVESGFPELTLSGSTFGLAGPAGLPDEVVTVLEDALRTAHDDPAVVEQVGEEYIDEEFRGADELRQVLDRTQEVYEPLLG; translated from the coding sequence ATGCCCCTGACCCGTCCGGTCCGGACCCTCACCGCGCTGACCGCCCTCGCCCTGCTCGCCGGCTGCGCGGAGCAGGGCGGAGGCGCGACCGACGACCCGGCCGCCTACCCCAGCCAGGAGATCCGGCTGCTCGTCCCGTACGCGGCCGGCGGGCCCACCGACCTGACCGCCCGCGCGTACGGCACCTCGCTGGAGGAGCAGCTGGGGCAGACCGTGGTGGTCGAGAACCTGCCCGGCGGTTCCGGTGCGCTCGCCACCCAGCAACTGATCGCCGCCCCGCCCGACGGGTACACCCTGTCGCTGGTGACCGCGGGGACGCTGGTCCTCACCCCCCTGGCCAACGAGGTGGGGTACACCAAGGACGACGTCACGCCGATCGGGGTGATGTCGGAGGTGCCCTCCGTCCTGGCGGTCGGGAACGGCTCCCCGTACCAGTCCGCCGAGGACTTCTTCACCGCCGCCGAGCAGCAGCCGGGCGTCCTCACCGTCGGTGTCCCGGGCGCCTCGACGCCGCAGGGCATCGAGCTGCAGCGGCTGCGCGAGGAGTACGGCGTCGAGGTGACGGCCGTGCCCTTCAACGGCAACGCGGAGATGACGACGGCGCTGCTCGGCGGGAACGTCGACGCCGTCCTCATCAACGCCTCCTCCGACGTCACCGCGAACATCGACGGCGGGCAGTTCCAGCCGCTGGCGGTCTCCTCGGAGGAGCGGCTGTCCTGGCTGCCGGACACGCCCACCCTGGTCGAGTCCGGCTTCCCGGAGCTGACCCTGTCCGGGTCGACGTTCGGCCTCGCCGGACCGGCCGGGCTGCCCGATGAGGTCGTCACCGTGCTCGAGGACGCGCTGCGCACCGCGCACGACGACCCGGCGGTCGTCGAGCAGGTGGGCGAGGAGTACATCGACGAGGAGTTCCGCGGCGCCGACGAGCTGCGGCAGGTCCTCGACCGGACCCAGGAGGTGTACGAGCCCCTGCTCGGCTGA
- a CDS encoding 4'-phosphopantetheinyl transferase family protein has protein sequence MRPLYGRPPWPRSGPDAAPLPGVCQVWWARPGDVRPEHDALLGQADLARRARLALPADRQRMTAGAAVARLVLGTALGTPPAELRIDRTCVTCGAPHGRPRLADADGPDFSISHSGHCVVVAVLPGGRVGVDVEAVGRYAPDEVGDLADCALAECERAHLGRLPAVDRPRAFTVSWVRREAVLKATGEGLGIPPDELAVTPASTPPRVLRRSGPEPVWLHDLPAPAGFVAALAGLGTAPDDVVHRDAGPLLRQTSRRSSGPTTRSQRYP, from the coding sequence GTGCGCCCCCTGTACGGCCGGCCGCCCTGGCCGCGCTCCGGGCCGGACGCCGCACCGCTGCCCGGGGTGTGCCAGGTGTGGTGGGCACGGCCGGGCGACGTCCGCCCGGAGCACGACGCGCTGCTGGGGCAGGCGGACCTGGCGCGGCGGGCGCGGCTGGCCCTCCCGGCCGACCGGCAGCGGATGACGGCGGGCGCGGCGGTCGCCCGACTGGTGCTCGGCACCGCGCTCGGGACGCCGCCGGCCGAGCTGCGGATCGACCGGACGTGCGTCACCTGCGGCGCACCGCACGGCCGGCCCCGGCTGGCCGACGCCGACGGGCCGGACTTCTCGATCTCCCACTCCGGCCACTGCGTCGTGGTCGCCGTCCTGCCGGGTGGCCGGGTGGGCGTGGACGTCGAGGCGGTCGGACGGTACGCGCCCGACGAGGTCGGCGACCTGGCCGACTGCGCGCTGGCCGAGTGCGAACGCGCGCACCTGGGCCGGCTGCCGGCCGTCGACCGGCCGCGGGCGTTCACCGTCTCCTGGGTGCGGCGCGAGGCGGTGCTCAAGGCCACCGGCGAGGGGCTCGGGATCCCACCGGACGAGCTCGCCGTCACCCCGGCGTCCACCCCGCCGCGCGTGCTGCGGCGGAGTGGCCCGGAACCGGTGTGGCTGCACGACCTCCCCGCGCCGGCCGGCTTCGTCGCCGCGCTGGCCGGCCTGGGCACCGCCCCGGACGACGTGGTCCACCGGGACGCCGGGCCGCTGCTGCGTCAGACCAGCCGGCGGTCGTCCGGCCCGACGACGCGCAGCCAGCGGTACCCGTAG
- a CDS encoding DUF418 domain-containing protein, with protein sequence MSAQRCPDRVTDPPPPAAPARPGRVTGVDVARGLALFGMMAVHVWDAIEDGAPTTSTVLAGGRSAATFAVVAGVSIAFLSGGRHRLQGRARTAAAVGIAVRALAIGLIGLLLGSIGTGIEVILPAYAVLFLLAIPLLGLSPAVLGLLAAALAAVGPVLLVTTVDSDLPHLHATNPTLVSLGTEPLGLLGALFLTGPYPVVVYLAYVCAGLAVGRLDLTSRRVAAWLLGGGVVLAVGAKTVSDVLLYPLGGLDRLTATTGEEATALLWEPEQDSSWWYLALSGPHAHTTLDVMHATGSALAVLGAALLLTRVHAVDRLLRPLQAAGAMTLTLYSAHILVIAVGVFDDSEVAQYLFLLVGSLVFASLWRRRRAQGPLEALVGRAAGRARRAVLGKPASPAGAVHRG encoded by the coding sequence GTGAGCGCACAGCGCTGCCCGGACCGGGTGACGGACCCGCCGCCGCCCGCGGCGCCGGCGCGCCCCGGGCGGGTGACCGGCGTCGACGTCGCCCGCGGCCTGGCCCTGTTCGGGATGATGGCGGTGCACGTCTGGGACGCGATCGAGGACGGCGCGCCCACGACGTCGACGGTCCTCGCCGGGGGGCGTTCGGCCGCCACGTTCGCGGTGGTGGCCGGGGTGAGCATCGCGTTCCTCTCCGGCGGTCGCCACCGGCTGCAGGGCCGCGCACGCACGGCAGCCGCGGTGGGCATCGCGGTCCGGGCGCTGGCCATCGGGCTGATCGGCCTGCTCCTCGGCTCGATCGGGACCGGGATCGAGGTGATCCTGCCCGCCTATGCCGTGCTCTTCCTGCTCGCGATCCCGCTGCTGGGTCTCTCCCCCGCGGTCCTGGGCCTGCTCGCGGCCGCGCTGGCGGCGGTGGGTCCGGTCCTGCTCGTGACGACGGTCGACTCGGACCTCCCCCACCTGCACGCCACCAACCCGACACTGGTCTCCTTGGGAACCGAGCCGCTGGGGCTGCTGGGCGCGCTGTTCCTCACCGGGCCCTACCCCGTGGTGGTGTACCTGGCGTACGTGTGCGCCGGGCTCGCCGTCGGCCGGCTCGACCTGACCTCTCGGCGGGTGGCGGCCTGGCTGCTCGGCGGTGGCGTCGTCCTGGCCGTCGGCGCGAAGACCGTCTCCGACGTCCTCCTGTACCCACTGGGCGGCCTGGACCGGCTGACGGCCACGACCGGGGAGGAGGCGACGGCACTGCTGTGGGAGCCCGAGCAGGACTCGTCGTGGTGGTACCTGGCGCTGTCCGGCCCGCACGCGCACACGACGCTCGACGTCATGCACGCGACGGGGTCGGCGCTCGCCGTGCTGGGTGCGGCGCTGCTGCTGACCCGGGTGCACGCCGTCGACCGCCTGCTCCGGCCGCTCCAGGCGGCGGGGGCCATGACGCTGACCCTCTACAGCGCGCACATCCTGGTCATCGCGGTCGGGGTGTTCGACGACTCGGAGGTGGCGCAGTACCTGTTCCTGCTGGTCGGGTCGCTGGTCTTCGCCTCCCTCTGGCGTCGCCGGCGGGCCCAGGGCCCGCTGGAGGCCCTGGTCGGCCGGGCGGCGGGACGTGCCCGGCGCGCGGTTCTCGGCAAGCCGGCGTCCCCCGCGGGCGCCGTGCACCGGGGCTGA